The sequence CATTGCGGAGACACCCTCTCCCCAGCCCTCCCCCGCAGGCGGGGGAGGGAGTGCACCACGCCCAGTCGCGACAATCTTCGCTTTTCGCGCCATCCCCTGTTTGTGGCATTGCGTGGGGCCCGTCAAAAAACCAAAGGCATTCTCGTGACATACCAGTTGAGCGCGCCTTGAACTTGCCACGAAGCTGCCCCTGAGTTCAGATGGTTCCGAATGATTTGCGCTGTGGCAGCGGGGAGAGATTGAATGACGGATTTTCGTCGCCTGACCGGGACGCTTGTGGCTGCAATCGGCTTGATGCTGTCCGCCTCGCAAGCGATCGCCCAGCAGCCGGACCGCGGCGACGAGCCGGGCCTGATCGCCGACGACAGCTACGAGCTCGATCCCGAATGGCAGAAGCAGGTGGTCTATTTCCGCACCACCGAACCGCCGGGCACGATCATCGTCTCGACCGCCGAACGGCACCTCTATCTGGTGCAGCCCGGCGGGCGGGCGATCCGCTACGGCATCGGCGTCGGCCGCGACGGTTTTCAGTGGCAGGGGCTGGTGACCATCACCAACAAGAAGGAATGGCCGGACTGGACGCCGCCGCCGGAGATGATCCAGCGCCAGCCCTATCTGCCGCGCTTCATGGCTGGGGGCCCCGGCAATCCGCTCGGCGCGCGCGCCATGTATCTCGGCACCACCGTCTACCGCATCCACGGCACCAACCGTCCCGATACGATCGGCACCAAGGTGTCCTCGGGCTGCTTCCGCCTCGTCAACAACCACGTCGCCGATCTTTACGATCGCGTCCCTGTCGGCACCAAGGTCG comes from Bradyrhizobium diazoefficiens and encodes:
- a CDS encoding L,D-transpeptidase, with product MTDFRRLTGTLVAAIGLMLSASQAIAQQPDRGDEPGLIADDSYELDPEWQKQVVYFRTTEPPGTIIVSTAERHLYLVQPGGRAIRYGIGVGRDGFQWQGLVTITNKKEWPDWTPPPEMIQRQPYLPRFMAGGPGNPLGARAMYLGTTVYRIHGTNRPDTIGTKVSSGCFRLVNNHVADLYDRVPVGTKVVIRQKPEL